A window of Synechococcus sp. WH 8109 genomic DNA:
ACCAGCGTGAGGCTGCCGATCATGAGAGCCCAGAAGAGGCGGAGTGGTGCTGGGGGTTCATCCCGGCCGCTCACCACCATGGCTGCGGCGTAGCTCATCGAGTCGGCGCTGGTGCACATGAACAGCACCACCAGCAAAAGACCAATTGGAATCAGAAGTCCCGACAGCGGAAGCTGGCTGAGGATTGTCAGCAAGGTGGATGCGGCGGCATTGATGCCGTCGCTCTCAAGTGCACTGGTGATGTCCTTACCGTTCAGGTCTAGATACATCCCCGTTCCACCCACAAGCGTGAACCAGAGATTGGTGACCAGTGGGCAGAGAATGGCGACCGCAAGCACTAATTCCCGGATACTGCGTCCACGGCTCACCCCGGCGGTGAATAGGCCCATCAGGGGTGCGTAGCCCAGGAACCAGCCCCAGTAGAAGATCGTCCACCAGTTGAGCCATTCGCCGGTTTGGGCATTGCGAGGAAGGAGGGCCATCTGGGGGAGATGAACCACATTGCTCAGCAGTGCGCTGAAGAAGTGTTGGATCAACCAAAGTCCAGGGCCCAGAAGCAGCAGCCCAGCCGCCAGGGCGATGGTGAGCCACACGTTGAGCTCCGACAGCCATTTGATGCCTTTCTGAATGCCGCTGACGGTTGATGTGGCGAACACGGCAGTGAGTAGGACCACTACGAGCGATTGCAGACCAGCACTGTTGGTGAGCCATGGCAGTTTGCCGGCAGCATCGCTGAGCTGAAGGGAGAGAAACCCAAGCGGCCCAACGGTGCCGGCGATGGCTGCGACCACTGAAAGCCCATCTGCGAGATCGCCGATGGGTCCGTCCACCCACCCCCTTGGCAGCACAGTGACCAAAAGGGCGCGGGGGCGAAGAGGTTCACCACGCCGCTCAAGAATCGAGAAGGTGATGGTGGTAGTGGTGGCGACCAGGGCCCAGGCGAGGAATCCCCAGTGCAGAAAACTCACGGCCAGGGCTGGATCCACGGCCGCAGCCGTTTTCCCCTCAACCCCTGCTGCTTGGAATAAAGGGGAAGGGGTGAGGTAGTGAAACAGCGGTTCGGCTGCCGACCAGAACACACCACCCCCCGCCAGCAGGGTGCAGATCAGCACTGCGCACCAATCGAAGAATTTGAGACTGGGCTTGCTATCCGCGCCTCCAAGCCTGAGTTTGCCGACTGGGCTGATGGCCAGGATCAGCGCGATCAGAAACAGCAGCACCACCATCCACTGCCAGACCCCGCCGAGGGCATCACTTATCACGGCTTTGCCGTTGTCGGTGAATTGCTTGGCCAGCGCCAGGTCGATGGCAGACACCAGCAGAAAGATCAGCAGGGGAGCAGCCCCCACCCAGAGGGGGGGGCTGTCGCCACCAGGAATGCTGGTTCGCGGGGGTGTCAGACATCGGATGAGGGGTGAGGGGTCAGGCGCGGACGGCGGCGCGTTGGTGGCTCCAGCAGGAGAGATCCACCGCTGGTTGTTCGCTACTGGCGAGGCGTGCCAGGGAATCACCGATCAGGGGGGCGAACTTGAAGGCCTGGCCGGAGCCTCCTGCGAACAGGCTCAGCTTCGGGGTGAGCCGGTCCAGCACGAAGTTCACGTCGCTGGCCATGGAGTAGGGGCTGATCACGGTCTCCACACGCTCCTGCACACCCTCCAGTTCGTTGAACAGGAAGGTGTCAAGCAGCTCCACCAGGCGAGCGGGTGGCTCGGTAACCATGGCGTTGGGTTCGGCGACGCGCAGCTCCTGCGGAGCCCAGTCGATGCCCGCCTTGATCCGTGGGCGGCCATCCGCCGTTTGGCTGAGGACGGGGAATCCGTAGTAGAGACCACCGTCATCGCCGCGTTCCTGCTGGAAGCAGAACCACTGGGGGTAGCGATCGGCCAGCGCCGGGTCGACCGTGTAGTGGGCCCATAGCATCGGCCACACCTCCAGTTTGGGTGAAAGGCCAAGAGGGGCCAGCAACAGCTGGCTCCAGATCCCGCAGGCCACTACCAGCTGTCCGGCGGCGATGTGTTCGCCGCTCTCCAGGGTGACGCCACCGCCATCGGCATCGAGGCCCGCCACTGGGCAGTGCTCGATCAGCTGATGGCCGGCATTGCGGGCGGTGTTGATCCAGTGGGCCACGACCCTGTCGCTACGCACGGCACCGGCGGTGGGCTCGAACAGTCCGGTGAAGCCCGGCTTCGGCTTCAGCGGGAAACGGGCCGCGATCTGTTCGGCGTTGAGGGCCTCATAGGGGATGCCCTGATCGTCCATGACCCGTCGGGCCCCAGGGATCGACCCCTCGATCGTCTCTTCATCCCAGCTTTCGCCGTAGAAGAGCAGGCCGTGGGTCTCCCGCAATTGCTGACTGGCGTGGTTTTCTTCCTCGCGCCAGAGGCGGTTGGCCTCCTGGGCAAGACGGCAGAGCACCGGGTCGGAATACATCTCCCGGAACATCCGGGTTTCGCCATAGCTACTGGCCTTGGCGTGGGCCAGGGTCTGGGCTTCCAGCAGCACCACATCGCGCACGCCGCGGCGGGCCAGGGATGCAGCGCAGCTGAGGCCGGCCATGCCGCCGCCAACGATCACGACGGCTGCCCGGCTGGGCAGGGACGCGGGTGTGCTCATTCGCTTTCTCCAAAGCTGAGGCCGATGGGGTCGGTGGAGGGTGTTGCGGCCACCTCCTCAAGGGCTGCACCGACTGACAAGCCTTGTTCGCGCTGATTCAGATACTCGCTGGCCCGTCGGCGCACCTCATCGCGAACGAACGCATAGACGTCCTTGGCACCAGCGTCTTTCCAGGCGTCGGGGGAGAACCGCTCGATTGAATCGGCGATCACAGCTCCTGCATTCACCAGGGGGTCCGGTAGCACTTGCACACCGCGGCGACGCAGCTCATCCGCCAATTGGGGTTGCTGGAAGGGGGCATTGGCGGCAGGCACCACGGCTGGGGTTTTCAGCGCCGTCGCCATTTCGGCGTTGATCAACCCTGAGATCGAGCAGGGCAGCAGCAGGTCGAGGTTCAGTTCCCACCAGGCGCAGCTCTTAGGCAGCGGCGTCGCGCCGGGAAAACTGGCTTTCTCGCGGTCCAGATCCACGGTGAACACGGTCCAACCGTGCTCGACGAGATGGCGGGCAACGGTGCCACCAACGGCACCGCAGCCGTGCACGAGGGCCCGGCCAGGGCGGGCGTCGTTGAGGTCCTTGTCCAGAACGGCCTCCACAGCACCGAGGGTGCCGTGGGCGGTGGCGGCACTGGCGTCCACAGGGCTGCCGACCGCCGCCAGCACATGGGGGGTGAGCGCCGTCAGACGCTCCATGTCCTCCAGACTGGTGTTGAGATCGCAGCCGGTGATCATGGCGCCGTCAAGTGACTCCAGCAGCTCGGCGGTGACGCTGATCAGCTCATCCTTGACGGCATCGGGTTCAGCGGCCCGGGCAACGATCTTGCCGCCGGCGAAACCGGTGCCGTAAAGATCGTGCTTGTGGGTCATCAACCCCGCCAGCCGTTGGCCGTCTGCGATGCAGGCCTCATCGCTCGGGTAATTGAGCACACGCAGGCCTCCGTTGGCGGGACGCTTGGCATCGGTGTCTTCCGCCACCACGAACACCGAGAGGTGGTCGGAGACGTGTTCCGCCAGCACCGACACGGTCGGCGCGGTTTTCTTGCCGCTGCTCATCAGGCCACCTTCTCCATCATCTGGTGGTGTTCGACGTAGTCGAGGCTCCATTCGCTGGGAGCTTCGGCGATGCGTTGCTGCAGCCGCTTGAACACCGTGTCTGCTGCGGTGTTGCCGGCAGCACTGGCAAAGCTGTGGCGGCTCCAGCTGCGGATCGTCGCCATCAATCCGGCGGCGAAAGTAGCCGTGTCACCGCTCTCCTTCCAGCGGCGACGGTAAGGGCACTTCACGTAAACGGTGCGCTCGTCCACCAGCCGCAGGCCATTGCGGTACGCGGCGCTGCTCTCGTCCTTCAGCGGAGCCATGAACTCCTCGGGGGACTTGTAGAAGTTCAGAACCGTGCCTTGTTGATACTGCTCCTGGCTGATCAGGCCTTCCTCGGCCATGCTCCGCCAGATCTGGTGTAGCTGGTCGTGCACGTTGCGGGTTTCGTTGCCGTTGTGGCCGAGATAAAGCCCTGCTTCATCACGGGAGAGGTTCACCGTCAGCAGGCGGCCGCCCACCTTCAGTTCGCGGCTGCGCAGCTCGAGGATGTGGTGCCAGTCCTTCATCGCCTGGGCGGTGAAGCGCTGAAGTGCGTCGGCATCACCGGAGGCCAGCACATGGGTGTGGTTGTTCAGGGGGCCGGGGGAGGCGCTCAGCCAGTGCATGGCCGTGGCGGAAAAACCGAAGCTCACCGAGTTCGGAGCCACGGAGGGCTCGTAGAAGCTGCGGGCACTCACCAGCACCGTTGGCTTCGGATCCCGGGGGATCTGCAGGGCCAGGTTGTCGGCCAAAGCAATGTTGTCGTTGCTCGGTAGGTCGTTGCCGATCAACGTCAGGTGGGCCTTGGGTTGGTTGGCATGCAGGCGATCCAGCACCTGGTTCCAGAGCCCAACGGCGGTTCCACCGTCGGCAGCTCCGTAATCGATCAGAACATGGCTGTCAGCGACAGCCAGTTGATTCACACAAGTCAGGGCCCAGTCCGAGGCGGCTTCGATGCACAGAAGAGCGCCCTCGGTCTGCGCGCTGTAACCCGTGGTCATGGCGATGGCCATGGACCTCGTCAGCGGCAGGCTTCACCGTACAGACCATGCCCCGAGGACCTTTGTATCCGTGGTTCTTCTTCAGCTTGCTTCGAGCAACTGGCGCAACTTGGGTTCCAGAAGGCTGAAGGCCTTGCCGCGGTGGCCGTGCTGCTTTTTCTCCGCCAAAGGCATTTCGGCGAAGGTGCGGCCGGTTCCAGCGACTTCAAAGATCGGGTCGTAGCCGAAACCCTGATCTCCCCGGGGTGAGGCCGTGATCAAGCCGTCGCAGCGGCCTTCCACCTCCAGCAGGATCGTGCCGTCCGCAGCGGCAATGCACAGTGCGGCACAGAAATAGGCCTGGCGTTGATCTGAGCCGTTCAGGGCCTTCAGCAGCCGGGCAATGCGTTCCGGGTCGGTGGGCGCGTAGCGGGCGGAGTGAACCCCCGGCGCACCATTGAGGGCATCCACACTCAGGCCTGAATCGTCGGCCAAGGCCCATTCCCCTATGGCGGCGGCAACCGCTTGAGCCTTGAGCCGGGCATTGGCGGCAAAGGTGGTGCCCGTCTCCTCCACCTCTAAGCCTTCTGGCTGGGGTTGCACGCTGACGGGCAGGGCCCGTAGCAGACCCTGGAATTCACGAATCTTGCCAGCGTTGCCGCTCGCGATCACAAGGGTCTTCATGTGGCCTCCGCAAACTGTCGGGCCCAGGTGAGCACCTCGTTCACCCGCTCGGCATCCGGCCCTTCGCAGTAGAGCCGCAGCAGCGGTTCCGTGCCGGAG
This region includes:
- a CDS encoding BCCT family transporter produces the protein MGAAPLLIFLLVSAIDLALAKQFTDNGKAVISDALGGVWQWMVVLLFLIALILAISPVGKLRLGGADSKPSLKFFDWCAVLICTLLAGGGVFWSAAEPLFHYLTPSPLFQAAGVEGKTAAAVDPALAVSFLHWGFLAWALVATTTTITFSILERRGEPLRPRALLVTVLPRGWVDGPIGDLADGLSVVAAIAGTVGPLGFLSLQLSDAAGKLPWLTNSAGLQSLVVVLLTAVFATSTVSGIQKGIKWLSELNVWLTIALAAGLLLLGPGLWLIQHFFSALLSNVVHLPQMALLPRNAQTGEWLNWWTIFYWGWFLGYAPLMGLFTAGVSRGRSIRELVLAVAILCPLVTNLWFTLVGGTGMYLDLNGKDITSALESDGINAAASTLLTILSQLPLSGLLIPIGLLLVVLFMCTSADSMSYAAAMVVSGRDEPPAPLRLFWALMIGSLTLVLLRVGSSLTDPTSINALQAFIVIAAVPVTPLVLATLWSAPRLAWKEWRRTTVTPQ
- a CDS encoding FAD-dependent oxidoreductase gives rise to the protein MSTPASLPSRAAVVIVGGGMAGLSCAASLARRGVRDVVLLEAQTLAHAKASSYGETRMFREMYSDPVLCRLAQEANRLWREEENHASQQLRETHGLLFYGESWDEETIEGSIPGARRVMDDQGIPYEALNAEQIAARFPLKPKPGFTGLFEPTAGAVRSDRVVAHWINTARNAGHQLIEHCPVAGLDADGGGVTLESGEHIAAGQLVVACGIWSQLLLAPLGLSPKLEVWPMLWAHYTVDPALADRYPQWFCFQQERGDDGGLYYGFPVLSQTADGRPRIKAGIDWAPQELRVAEPNAMVTEPPARLVELLDTFLFNELEGVQERVETVISPYSMASDVNFVLDRLTPKLSLFAGGSGQAFKFAPLIGDSLARLASSEQPAVDLSCWSHQRAAVRA
- a CDS encoding Glu/Leu/Phe/Val dehydrogenase dimerization domain-containing protein → MSSGKKTAPTVSVLAEHVSDHLSVFVVAEDTDAKRPANGGLRVLNYPSDEACIADGQRLAGLMTHKHDLYGTGFAGGKIVARAAEPDAVKDELISVTAELLESLDGAMITGCDLNTSLEDMERLTALTPHVLAAVGSPVDASAATAHGTLGAVEAVLDKDLNDARPGRALVHGCGAVGGTVARHLVEHGWTVFTVDLDREKASFPGATPLPKSCAWWELNLDLLLPCSISGLINAEMATALKTPAVVPAANAPFQQPQLADELRRRGVQVLPDPLVNAGAVIADSIERFSPDAWKDAGAKDVYAFVRDEVRRRASEYLNQREQGLSVGAALEEVAATPSTDPIGLSFGESE
- a CDS encoding SAM dependent carboxyl methyltransferase, which produces MAIAMTTGYSAQTEGALLCIEAASDWALTCVNQLAVADSHVLIDYGAADGGTAVGLWNQVLDRLHANQPKAHLTLIGNDLPSNDNIALADNLALQIPRDPKPTVLVSARSFYEPSVAPNSVSFGFSATAMHWLSASPGPLNNHTHVLASGDADALQRFTAQAMKDWHHILELRSRELKVGGRLLTVNLSRDEAGLYLGHNGNETRNVHDQLHQIWRSMAEEGLISQEQYQQGTVLNFYKSPEEFMAPLKDESSAAYRNGLRLVDERTVYVKCPYRRRWKESGDTATFAAGLMATIRSWSRHSFASAAGNTAADTVFKRLQQRIAEAPSEWSLDYVEHHQMMEKVA
- the rdgB gene encoding RdgB/HAM1 family non-canonical purine NTP pyrophosphatase, whose translation is MKTLVIASGNAGKIREFQGLLRALPVSVQPQPEGLEVEETGTTFAANARLKAQAVAAAIGEWALADDSGLSVDALNGAPGVHSARYAPTDPERIARLLKALNGSDQRQAYFCAALCIAAADGTILLEVEGRCDGLITASPRGDQGFGYDPIFEVAGTGRTFAEMPLAEKKQHGHRGKAFSLLEPKLRQLLEAS